DNA from Rhinatrema bivittatum chromosome 1, aRhiBiv1.1, whole genome shotgun sequence:
AACAAGATTCAAGACAACATACTCTAGAGGTCCTCCAGTTCGTGGACCCACCAAAACAGGTTCTAGCAATCCCTATCCATGAGGTGCTTTTAGACCTACAGCACCGGGTGTGGGAGCACCCATGCACGGTTCCAGCAGTCAACAAACGTGTGGACACTACCTACCTAGTGCAACAGGCACCAGGCTTCCAAAAGACAcagttaccacatcaatctgtggtagtagaatctgcccagaaaaaatccaaaagggtacgtccacactcctcagctcctccagggaaggatcatcaCTTTCTAGACTCCCTTGGCAGAAAGGTTTATCAAGGTGCACTTctatcttccagaatctctgcttATCAACTGTACATGACGCAGTATcaaagggatctctggaagcaaatggaggaaTTTACAAATTCTCTCCCAGAGCAATTTCAAGAATCTGCACAGGCCATCATTACCAAGGGCCTAGAAGCCGGGAAGcatgaggtaagggctgcttatgacaattttgacacagcctcaagaacagcagcagctggcattacagcacgaagatgggcctggttgaaagcatcagatctcaggcctgaggtacaggaGAAGCTTGTGGACCTGCCATGTcttggagataatttgtttggggaaaaagtacaggacgctgtccaacaacttaaggatcacacagagacctTAAGACAACTGTCCCAAATACCACAAGAACCAACAACTCAGGCCCCTAGACGTCTTCCTCGACGAGACCCTAGGCGACCATACTACAGACCAAGAAGGTACTACAATCAGCCTGCAAGGGCTAGGCCTTCTAGGCCTACTCAGTGCTCTCAATTCAGGCAACCCAGAACAGCCCGTACTCAacctcctccacagactggtccGGCGACGGGTTTTTGAACAGCATTCCAGAGAACAGGCCCTCCCTACTAAACCCCAAacaacacataccagtgggaggaagaatttcATATTTCCACTCAAATTGGGAAAAGATGACAACagccaatgggtactttccattgtagctcacggttacaaactaaattttctgtcaattcctccagaatttccaccaacttccTGCCCACAACAGAATTCTCAGataattcaattacaaatagaattatctgcccttctgaaagccaaggccattcaaccagtgcccaactcacaaaagggcagaggattctactccagatatttcctcattccaaagaaaacaggaggcctccgtcccatcctcgacctcagaaatctcaacaaatttctaaagaaagaaaagttcaggatggtttccctaggcacaatgctcccacttcttcaaacaggagattggctctgttctctggatcttcaagatgcttatgctcatataccaatattccctcctcatcgcaaatatctgcgcttcatggtgggccttcaacatttccaatacagagtactgccattcagtctagcatctgctcccagagtattcagaaaatgcttggcagtaataacagcacatTTACACAAGGAAGGTATACATCtgttcccatacctggacgattggctcatcagaagccaatctcaacaaggagcaatacagtctctcaaccaaacaattgctctactacgctccatgggatttctcatcaattatccaaaatcacatCTAATTCCAACccatctgcttcaattcataggagcagatttgaacACCAACCTCTCGAAAGCTTTTCTACCAGAAAATCGAGCAAGCACGCTTTCtctactggcaaactcgatttGTTCCAGgaaacaagtgacagctcatcagttcctgaccttactaggccacatggcatccacagttcatgtaactcccatggcacGGTTAGCCATGAGATtcacccaatggactttaaaatcacaatggatacaagccattcaaccactacactctccaattcaagtaacccaccaactacgctcttCCCTACTATGGTGagtaaacaaggacaatttgtgcaagggcctaccctttcaacaaccagttccacagataactttaactacagatgcatccaccttgggttggggagctcatatagggaatctccaaacacaaggaacttggacaaagctagaagcaacatttatttatttatttaggttttttatataccggcattcaagacagcagtctcatcatgctggttcacataaatcgggagtgcataataaactttaaactagaactatggtgtggaaaaaagcagttacatgtaacaaaggtGGATAGAACTGGGCgaagagggaaaagaaaggaCAGGTTAATAATGGCTAACGATAGTTACAGATAGTTAACATTGAAGTAGCTGATGTTTATGTATAGATGTTGagatgtttcatttcatttcagatcaatttcttggagcttcgagctatacgatATGCTCTGCATGCTTTCAAGGACTGCCTTATAAAcaaaactgttctgatccaaacagacaacccaGTAGccatgtgatacatcaacaagcaaggagggacaggctcgtacctcctttgtcaggaggcaGCTCAGATTTGGGTTTGGGCCCtgaacaactccatgtttctcaaggcaacttatctggcaggcattcacaatgtgttggcggacagactctgtcgtcaattccaaccacacgaatggtccctggatcctgcagtagcaaccaggatatttcaacgttggggtcaaccaacagtagacctctttgcatcgaatctgaaccacaaagtggacaactactgtttTCTGTACAACCTGAACAACAGGCCAACCAAGGATGcttttgctcacccttggaactcaggcctactctacgcgtatcctccaataccgctcataaccaaaactctagtgaagctacaacaggacaagggaaccatgatactcatagccccatattggcctcgacaagtatggtttcccacacttcaagacctctcagtcagagatcccattcgcctgggagtagctcccactctcataactcaggatcagggtcggttgcgccatcccaacctccagtccctatcactgacagcttggatgttgaaagcttaatcttacaaccactcaatctttcatctgctatttcccaagtgcttatagcttcacgtaaaccttccacacggaaaaactatgctttcaaatggaaaaggttcacttcgtggtgcaagcaaaacatcaatcctttcacttgccctacaacgtctttactagactacttgtaccatctttcagaatctggtctacagacttcatctgtaagagtacacttaagtgcaatttcagcttaccataatcaggtgacagatgcacctatctctacacaacctcttgtcagcagatttatgagaggtttaactcacctcataccaccaattagacacccagtcacgcagtgggatctaaatttggttttatctagactcatgcgttctccttttgaacccatagattccagtgatttaaaattccttacatggaagaccatcttcctcatagccattacatcagctagaagggttagtgagttacaagcacttgtcacatatgaaccctacactaagttcttacatgacagagtgctcctccgtacacatccaaaattcctccctaagatagtcacggaatttcacttaaatcaatctaTAGtgttacccacattctttccaaggcctcactctcaccaaggagagagggcCTTGCACACCTTGGATTGCAAGCGTACtttgtctttctacttaaaccgcactgcagtacacaggaaatccaatcaactctttgtttcctatgacccaaacaaaccaggggaagcagtgggtaaacatactctatccaattggcttgcagattgcatacaattttgttatgaacaagcaggccttcctctccaagggcgagtaaaagcacactcagtaagggcaatgtcaacttcaatagcacattatcgttcagtaccaatacttgacatatgtaaagcagcaacatggagttctcttcacacttttgcagctcattactgcttggacaagcaaggaagacaagattcagcttacggacaatctgtcttaaagaacttgtttccagcttaaacccaactccttctacatccagtATTCTAtaatcttcggctgactcatttcagcAACAATATTACACTatcaaatgactcagcctctagcttgctaatcacccatatgtgaggactagcatcctgcttgtcctgggataaagcaaaattgcttaccttgtaataggtgttatcccaggacagcaggatgtagtcctcacagaacccacccgccaccctgcggagttcgGCCTTCTACCTTTATTATTCTATTTGCTAAAgcttttgctacatacgagactgaagagagacacctgtggcagagaatatcatagcatgctgggcatgctcagtggcctcactgggccagtcaaaagtttctagaaactttgacagaaagttttcccgcctgggctccgttcggtgacgtcacccatatgtgaggactacatcctgctgtcctgggataacacctattacaaggtaagcaattttgctttttgtcATATGACACAGTCATGTAATTTGTGGCATTTTCTCTCCTTTGGATAGGAAGGCAAATGATTTTAAAGTCATTTGCCAAACCTATCCTCAAGAACCTTGGTTGATCAGTTTTTTTAGGCTATCTAAAATATATAagcaataaatatatttaaatgcacTGCCTTAATTATAATCAAATGtacctcattcatattcattgatAACCAGACTGGTTGGGGTTCTATGAAGAAAAGTTTGGGAAGCACTGTTTTAGACTCTTGAGCTTTTTAGTTAATTCATTAAATTACCTTAAGCATATGAAAATGTTTGTGTATACTAattttaaatatcttttaaatTGTTTATAATTACCTTCTGTCTTGCTAGGTCAGAGATGCGTGAACAAGGAAGGCATGGGCGAGAACTTCAAGAGCATTTCTGCTTTTTAGTGCTATCTAACAGTGCAGTTATGGAGATATATCGCTATGGCATGTCAACTGATGGAAATGCTATGAAGGCATTAGGAAATCCCTTAATGGGAGTTTACTTACACAGACATGTTGATGTTGCATTGAAATTTGCTCATCAAAAATCTATGAATACAGGCAAAGTCATGATTTTCAAGGTAGGTTTCTTACAATGATATATGGAATGACTAGTAGATACTCCCATAAAATATGACTAGACATAGTGACGTTCCTCTTGGtcttctgcttcttcctcctACTGCTGCTTCATTAACCATTGTTCCCCCCCAGATGGCAACCTTGTTTTTTGCATGCCTGCACTTTTTCCTTACGCCAGGGCAAGTGGCACTCCTCGGAGACAGGAGTAATGTTCAATCACTTCTGCTTTTCTCTATGTAGGCAGAAGCTGTGTGCACAGCTCAAGTAGAAGTTAATCTCCACAGATCACAACAGTGACAAGTGCAACTCACCTTCTCCCTACCCAGCCtgtttatttcccccccccccccaaccggagtccccctcccccaagttttGACTATACTTGTAAAAGAAAGCTGtaagattcatggacccttgttgctgtggtgaggttggctcaacctacagggaaggcccttTATGTCCTCACTGACAGCTGGTGAGACTAGGCTAGTTGGTCAGGAGCTTCAGCcctaccaacccctttccccttgggttgagccctcgggttccAGGGGCAAACAGGTCTTAGATGAGAGTCTCTTATGAATCGGTAGAAGCGTAGATTCCTGGTGAAACTAGGGTCTGAGACAGGCGGCAGTCAAGAATGTTCAAGGTCTAGGCTATGATCAGTGGCAGGTAGCAGACGAGGGTCAAGAGTTATGGCTAGGGTCAAAtccagtaatcagtccaagggcaggcataggagacaaggagaagGACTGAGACAGTAGGGCAGGCTGGGAGATGGTGAATGGACAAGACAGGGCTGGAAGGCCaaggcaggctgggcaggagagaagaggcaggctTAGGAAACACAGGATGAGCAGCAACTCACTCTGCACAGGATGCAGGTGATCATTGCTGAGGCAGAGAATAAAGGTCCTGGCAAGCCCTCTATAGGGCTGTAAGGATGATGTCATTAGTGAGTGCCGGGGGTACTTGCCCGCCATGGGCTCTTTAAGAGTGGCTGGGTCAGGCATGCGAGTGCTaagatgttcttatgttttgctcctacagaggggaggagttagcaatctgttgtaatctgctgctggatactcctgtagagggaggagttagcaatctgttatgagtcaccaTGCGGAGTTACAATCTGTTAGGGACTggctcccgtggaaggaggagtttagcaatctgatatgctccgtaggcggaactagcaatcttgttatgatatagattgctgagttggcaatctgtaccagcggagtgctagagagggtactcagctggaaaggaaatCAAATAGGTGAAATCTtgggcagatgacagcacccccaggaggatatcctgagagggaccaccggctaggcttgggtatggagaaagacacagttcttttattagacaggttagtagacctaccagaggtggcagtagtgagctgatatgcccggcagggctgaagtctctcagatactggaactacgatcccaggattgctgagctgtggaaagactatagatagtgagtagacagggtatgctgtatacatagccagtagtagatgacaatctcacatatgttcttaaggaggctcagtagctggaaagagttaggcagtcaaggagcgagtacctggttccagggaaagctctgagagagcggtggtaactcacgaatatctgtatctgcaatagcttccaggcagtagagaatcttcagagtattcaggaacatgggccctcgaggagcgagtactggttcctatctgcaatctgtaatagagaaaagagagcgagggccccgaggagcgggtacctctggtaagtccgaggaggccgAGTAGCTTGGATAGTCGAAGTGAGTACGAAGCCGTAtgcttatccttgctaactcaaatcgtaagcgaaagtgaagaccttttatgttggaagcggatgacatcaatacaggggggcgcccttgctggtacattctTCGGagtgcgcgccctacgtcatcaggaacatggcggatccgctgTGTCAAGCCGGTCCGGGTATGCCGGAGAGaggcggcatggagatgccgtggcagcaagccgtccatcagacccggagggagtcgccacagaggtagagagggtggtgTAAGAGCGAAGAACAGCCACGAACGCAACAGATGTGGCCCGGAAGGAAGCAGGGATGGCAACATCCGTGGAGTGTGGAGTTGGTAGCATCCTGCTGCATGGGAGAGGGGCCAGCTGATTAGCTGTGCCAGGTGAGTACTACGGCTCATGGGTAGGCCCCACAAGCCACAAAACGTAATAGCCCCCCTTAAGCCTCCTCCTCAAAGTCCTAGGCTTTGGCATATAAGGAAATTGATGGTAGAATTCTTTCACTAGAAGAGGTGCATTGAGATTAactgctggctcccaggaattctcctccagTCCTTAATGCTTCTGTGTAATAAGATATTGCAATCTGTTGCATCAAgctttgaacttcaaggagacagcCATAACTAGAGATTCCTGTGACGAGCTAAGGAAAAATTttatttatccttattttagaGAGCTTCTTGGTTATAtttttctcataggacaagcaggatggtagtcctcacatatgggtgacatcatcaggatggagaccaatcacggaaaacttctgtcaaagtttccagaactttgactggcccctactgggcatgcccagcatggcactaaccctgcagccagcaggggtcccccttcagtcttcttttttccgcgcagcagtagcctcgtggtttaggagctctgaactgattcctgacaggaattttcctaacggaatttatttatttatttatttatttatttatttaaagtctcttctatacagatagccgttcgcacatcgtatcggtttacaattaaacacgcaacttttgggcggggcccttacaagtaacaatCAAAAACAAGTAACAAGAGAAGAATAAGGGGGAAAGGTGAGATAACAATTAGAAATGATTTAAGGAAGGGGCTAAAATAAAGGGGTATCATATGCATTTACCGTAACAGGAACTACAGGTAATACTGAAAggtataacaataaataaataagtataaatataaatacgAAAACTATAATATAATAACAACAATGTACAGTAGCCAGCGTTCTTAAAGCGTTCTTAGTCAAATTCGAAGGAGGAGGTAACAGGTCAGCTATTCGAATTGTTACTCGAATGCTGTTAGGGATTTttatatgggggggaggggaaagggggtaaGCTTGCcggaacaaccaagttttaagttttttttttaatttaggagtgGAGGTCTCAATGCGTATATCaggaggcaaggagttccatatagtggggccagcaagggaaaaTGCTCTGCTCATGGTGGAGGAcagtttgatagatttgatagaTTGAGTACGGAGGGTTCCTTGTAGGGCTGGGCGGGTAGGTCTATTGGAAgtgcgggggaggagaggggggttgatccagttgaggtttgcatttaacagacttttatggatgagggagagtgctTTGTAAAGTATTCGTGAGGGAATTGGGCGCCAATGGAGTTCGATCAgcgtgggagtaatgtggtctcttttttttttagagtttgacAGTATACGAGCCGcggcgttttgtaatagttgtagcggtttggtgtgcgttgcggggatgccaaggaggagggcattacattAGTGTATTTTAGACAGGATAATAGATTGAAGAACTGTACGAAAATCAGGaaagtgtagcagtggtctgagtttttttatcgtttgtagcttaaaatagcagTCCTTTATGATGGAGTTAATAAATGGTTTAAAAGTGAGATGGTTATCAATGAGGACTCCTAGGTTGCAAGTGTGTGTGGAGAAAGAAGTAGATGCATATGAGAGTGGGATAGCTGGAAGAGGCTGCTTATTAGAGATGATtaagagttcagttttgttgggatttagagccaagtgcatgtctgtgaggagttggttaatggaggaaaggcaggattcccagttttgtagggcagtttggagggagtcagaaaaggggaagataatttgcacatcgtctgcataaatgaaatgcttgatgtgaaggcTGGTGAGAagggtggtaaggggaagcatgtatatattaaagagggtagaggagagggaggagccctggggaacaccctgagggagactgataggttcagattcattgttatcaactaGGACAGTGAaaaagcgattttggagataagATTGTATCCAGGCGAGTGCATTACCAGAGATCCCAATActtctgaggatgttgaggaggatagagtgattgacagtgtcaaacgcagcgGAGATGTCTAGCATAGCAATCAGATGAGAGGTTCCCGAGTCGGTTCCTCTGATAAGTGTGTCGGAAAGAgagagtagtagggtttcagtacttaaatgcttcctgaaaccatgttgggttGATGGGAGAATGTTGTGCTGTTCAAGGTGCAGGGAAAGGCgagagttaactagtttttcaagaattttagctaggaggggtaggttggaaacaggtctgtaattagaCAATGTGgcagggtcaagattgggttttttgagtagcggtttcaaTACTGCTTGTTTGAGAAAGGAGCAGTTGAAGATGTTGGATAGCGGTTTGGCGATTACTTTGGGAATAGATAGTAGAAGtttagaggggatagtttcagagggatgtgaggagggtttcatttttcttaggatgttctctatttccagggatgaagCTGAGTCAAAAGAGGAAAGAGTATCTGAAGCACTGAAGATAGGAAGAATAACATTGCTGTTATTGTGAGAAAAGTGTGCCGTGATGGAGGAAACTTTATCTCTGAAGAAATGTGCTAATTCATTGCATCGATTCTTGGAGGTGGTTGCTAGTTGTTGCGTGTGAGAGGGAGTGGTAAAGTCAGCAACCATAGAGAAAAGGGCCTTGGGGTTATGTTGTAGACCGTGTATTTTTCTGGCATAGTATTCACGTTTAGTATGTAGGATGGAGTTTCTGTATTCGTGCATGCGTTGGTAATAGTTGGTTTTGGCTGCGAGGGAGTGGTGTTTGCGCCAGCACATTTCAGCAGCTCTGAGCTGAGTTTTAAGAATTCTGAGATcaggtgtgtaccagggttttctatttctaCGGTTCGGGTTGAAGGTTTTTGTTGTTAGTGGGCAATGTTTATTGGCAATGTTAAGGGTGAGGTTGACCCAGGAGGAGAAGGCGTTGTCTGGGGAAGAGAGGTCAATCTGATTGTCTGTCAGAGCATGCTTGTGTGATAATGTCCACAGTACAAGTTTTGCGGTATTTGAAAGATATGGGCTGGCAGGGCAAGGTAGGGGAGATTTGCGGAAGAGTGAGGTTAGTAAGAATCAAAGAGTTAGTAATTAAAGATtcttcgccccacaggggtcccccctctaacTTTCCTcgaccgcggtactccggtaagttttttcaccgtttttcgtcggttaccgtcgagtttggccctctcggcctactggccgtcgaccataccgcggctcgattttccatggccatggcatcggggtttcgtcggtgcccggactgtactcgtaccatgtctatcacatatcctcatggagtctgtgttttgtgtttaggccgtgagcatgatgtcctaacttgcaccaagtgtgccctcatgacacctaagggtcgcaaagccagaatggagaagatgggactccttttccgtgctcacaccccaacGCCGTCCATCACATCGACGTCCTCGGAGCCGACACCGAAGTCGCACCATCGACAACCGTCTGGTGACCGCCCACCATCGACGTTTTCAAGGCCATCGACTCCCGtatc
Protein-coding regions in this window:
- the TEX15 gene encoding testis-expressed protein 15 → MLNTGNRSSIVNGTILSTCTLLKSEMREQGRHGRELQEHFCFLVLSNSAVMEIYRYGMSTDGNAMKALGNPLMGVYLHRHVDVALKFAHQKSMNTGKVMIFKMFSPTWMPHLSHRWTCHRHSSPLLSSCVYASLSSVLVTVVCRKGSIPVRSLQQLC